The following coding sequences are from one Streptomyces sp. NBC_01294 window:
- a CDS encoding alpha/beta fold hydrolase, with the protein MRTRHARHGAAVAALSLALCAPAHLPAHAAGPAGPAPRDPLGGTAAEAAGAALAAQRAAATAAAGGSGGLDFRGCPDAERLPAPVRCATLRVPLDYARPDGPQISLTVSRVPATRARGADRQGALVHNPGGPGASGMQFPLVAGLAGWERIAAAYDLVGYAPRGVGRSAPLSCQDPAARTKGPTPEPADPSPADKRQRVEAARAYAHGCARRAGAALPYYTTLNNARDLHVLRAALGEEKLTFLGSSYGTYLGAVYATLHPGRVRRMVLDSAVDPDPRRVWYRNNLDQAPGFERRWYDFRAWVARHHGTYRLGATPAAVQASYERVRDAVARTPAGGAVGTGELRAAYLQAAYYDDVWPDRAAALAAFLRGDPAELTAQAAPDPAVAAAAENATAVYTAVLCNDASWPADFATWDRDNTELARTAPFETWANAFLNLPCAYWPVRERQRPVAVGAQPERLPRTLVVAAERDGATPYPGALELQRRLGAGSSLVTETGSGSHGVVGGRNDCVDRHVERYLLTGSTPGWRVRCAPHPEPAPVSLDDRAAGARRALLPPVV; encoded by the coding sequence ATGCGGACGAGGCACGCACGCCACGGAGCCGCCGTGGCCGCGCTCTCCCTCGCCCTCTGCGCCCCGGCCCACCTCCCCGCCCACGCCGCGGGGCCCGCCGGGCCCGCCCCGCGCGACCCGCTCGGCGGGACGGCCGCCGAGGCCGCCGGCGCCGCCCTCGCCGCCCAGCGCGCGGCGGCCACGGCAGCGGCCGGAGGCAGCGGCGGCCTCGACTTCCGCGGCTGCCCCGACGCCGAGCGGCTCCCCGCCCCGGTCCGGTGCGCCACCCTGCGCGTCCCGCTCGACTACGCGCGCCCCGACGGCCCGCAGATCTCCCTCACCGTCAGCCGGGTCCCCGCCACCCGCGCCCGCGGCGCCGACCGCCAGGGCGCGCTCGTCCACAACCCGGGCGGCCCCGGCGCCTCCGGCATGCAGTTCCCGCTCGTCGCCGGCCTCGCCGGCTGGGAGCGGATCGCCGCCGCCTACGACCTCGTCGGCTACGCCCCGCGCGGCGTCGGCCGCTCCGCCCCGCTGTCCTGCCAGGACCCGGCCGCCCGCACCAAGGGCCCCACCCCGGAGCCGGCCGACCCCTCCCCCGCGGACAAGAGGCAGCGCGTCGAGGCCGCCCGGGCCTACGCCCACGGCTGCGCGCGGCGGGCCGGCGCGGCCCTGCCGTACTACACGACCCTGAACAACGCCCGCGACCTGCACGTGCTGCGGGCCGCGCTCGGCGAGGAGAAGCTGACCTTCCTGGGCTCCTCGTACGGCACCTACCTCGGCGCCGTCTACGCCACCCTCCACCCGGGCCGTGTCCGCCGGATGGTCCTCGACTCGGCGGTCGATCCCGACCCGCGCCGCGTCTGGTACCGCAACAACCTCGACCAGGCGCCCGGCTTCGAGCGCCGCTGGTACGACTTCCGCGCCTGGGTGGCCCGGCACCACGGCACGTACCGCCTCGGCGCCACCCCGGCGGCCGTGCAGGCGAGTTACGAGCGCGTCCGGGACGCGGTGGCCCGTACCCCCGCCGGCGGGGCCGTCGGCACCGGCGAACTCCGGGCCGCCTACCTCCAGGCCGCGTACTACGACGACGTCTGGCCGGACCGGGCGGCGGCCCTGGCGGCCTTCCTGCGCGGCGATCCGGCGGAGCTGACCGCGCAGGCCGCCCCGGACCCGGCGGTGGCCGCCGCGGCCGAGAACGCGACGGCGGTCTACACGGCGGTGCTGTGCAACGACGCCTCCTGGCCCGCGGACTTCGCGACCTGGGACCGCGACAACACCGAGCTGGCCCGCACGGCACCCTTCGAGACCTGGGCCAACGCCTTCCTGAACCTCCCCTGCGCCTACTGGCCGGTGCGCGAGCGGCAGCGGCCGGTGGCGGTCGGGGCCCAGCCGGAGCGGCTGCCGCGGACGCTCGTGGTCGCGGCGGAGCGGGACGGAGCGACGCCGTACCCGGGCGCGCTGGAGCTCCAGCGGCGGCTCGGCGCCGGGTCCTCACTGGTGACGGAGACGGGGTCCGGCTCCCACGGAGTGGTCGGCGGACGCAATGACTGCGTGGACCGTCACGTGGAGCGGTATCTGCTGACGGGCTCCACCCCCGGGTGGCGCGTCAGGTGTGCGCCGCATCCGGAGCCCGCACCGGTGTCGCTGGACGACCGGGCAGCGGGCGCCCGCAGGGCGCTGCTGCCACCAGTCGTCTGA
- the hemG gene encoding protoporphyrinogen oxidase gives MHEADMRTDRPGGATRPAREGAGGAPGPLGHVVVIGGGIAGLAAAHRLLAGGVRVTLLEAGPRLGGKLYAGELAGARVDLGAESMLARRPEAVALAEAVGLGAAVQPPATATAHLWTRGALRPMPRGHVMGVPGDLGPLAASGVLSAEGLARIEAERTLPPVEIGDDVAVGEYVAARLGHEVVDRLVEPLLGGVYAGNAYRISMRAAVPQLFEAARTHALLGDGVRELQRRAQAQPQQAGPVFAGIDGGIGRLPLAVAEACRSAGARIVTGAPVREVTRTTEGWRVVAGAEVVEADGVVLATPAGPAARLLDRLAPTAAAELRGVEYASMALITMAFRRSDLPAAVSGGGASGFLVPPVDGRTIKASTFSSNKWAWAGSDPELFLLRTSVGRHADEEDLEREDGELVEVSLADLGEAVGLTARPVASTVTRWDGGLPQYPVGHLGRVARIRGAVAALPGLAVCGAVYDGVGIPACIASAGAAADAVIASLGTRSGTPGTDH, from the coding sequence ATGCACGAAGCGGACATGCGTACGGATCGGCCGGGCGGCGCCACCCGGCCGGCCCGCGAAGGCGCCGGCGGCGCCCCCGGCCCCCTCGGCCATGTCGTCGTCATCGGCGGCGGCATCGCGGGCCTCGCGGCGGCCCACCGGCTGCTGGCCGGAGGCGTCCGCGTCACGCTGCTGGAGGCCGGACCGCGGCTCGGCGGCAAGCTGTACGCCGGCGAACTCGCCGGGGCCCGCGTCGACCTCGGCGCCGAATCGATGCTCGCCCGCCGCCCGGAGGCCGTGGCCCTCGCCGAGGCCGTCGGCCTCGGCGCAGCCGTACAGCCGCCCGCCACCGCCACCGCCCACCTGTGGACCCGCGGCGCGCTGCGGCCGATGCCCCGCGGGCACGTCATGGGAGTCCCCGGCGACCTGGGACCGCTCGCCGCCTCCGGGGTGCTCTCCGCCGAGGGGCTGGCGCGCATCGAGGCCGAGCGCACGCTGCCGCCCGTCGAGATCGGCGACGACGTCGCCGTCGGCGAGTACGTCGCCGCCCGGCTGGGCCACGAGGTCGTCGACCGGCTGGTGGAACCGCTGCTCGGCGGGGTCTACGCCGGCAACGCCTACCGCATCTCCATGCGGGCCGCCGTACCCCAGCTCTTCGAGGCCGCCCGGACGCACGCCCTGCTGGGCGACGGCGTACGGGAACTGCAGCGCAGGGCGCAGGCGCAGCCCCAGCAGGCCGGTCCGGTCTTCGCCGGCATCGACGGCGGCATCGGACGGCTCCCGCTCGCCGTGGCCGAGGCCTGCCGCTCCGCCGGGGCGCGGATCGTCACCGGCGCCCCCGTCCGCGAGGTCACGCGTACGACGGAAGGCTGGCGGGTCGTGGCCGGCGCCGAGGTCGTCGAGGCCGACGGCGTGGTCCTGGCCACCCCGGCCGGGCCCGCCGCGCGGCTGCTGGACCGGCTCGCGCCGACGGCCGCGGCCGAGCTGCGCGGGGTCGAGTACGCCTCGATGGCCCTGATCACGATGGCCTTCCGGCGCTCCGACCTGCCGGCCGCCGTCTCCGGCGGCGGCGCCAGCGGGTTCCTCGTACCGCCCGTCGACGGCCGGACCATCAAGGCCTCCACCTTCTCCAGCAACAAGTGGGCCTGGGCCGGGTCGGATCCGGAGCTCTTCCTGCTGCGCACCTCGGTGGGCCGCCACGCCGACGAGGAGGACCTGGAACGCGAGGACGGCGAGCTCGTGGAGGTCTCCCTCGCCGACCTCGGCGAGGCCGTGGGCCTGACGGCCCGGCCGGTCGCCTCGACCGTCACCCGCTGGGACGGCGGGCTGCCCCAGTACCCGGTCGGCCACCTCGGCCGGGTCGCCCGGATCCGCGGCGCCGTCGCGGCCCTGCCCGGCCTCGCGGTGTGCGGCGCGGTCTACGACGGGGTGGGCATTCCGGCCTGCATCGCGAGCGCCGGCGCGGCCGCGGACGCGGTGATCGCCTCGCTCGGGACGCGTTCCGGTACCCCTGGCACCGACCACTGA
- the hemQ gene encoding hydrogen peroxide-dependent heme synthase: MTAPEKIPNAGKKAKDLNEVIRYTLWSVFKLKDVLPEDRAGFADEVQELFDQLAAKDITVRGTYDVSGLRADADIMIWWHAETADELQTAYNLFRRTRLGRALEPVWSNMALHRPAEFNKSHIPAFLADEVARDYVSVYPFVRSYDWYLLPDEDRRRMLADHGKMARGYPDVRANTVASFSLGDYEWMLAFEADELYRIVDLMRHLRASEARMHVREEVPFYTGRRKSVTDLVAGLA; encoded by the coding sequence ATGACTGCACCAGAGAAGATTCCCAACGCGGGGAAGAAGGCGAAGGACCTCAACGAGGTCATCCGCTACACCCTGTGGTCCGTCTTCAAGCTGAAGGACGTCCTGCCGGAGGACCGCGCCGGTTTCGCCGACGAGGTCCAGGAGCTGTTCGACCAGCTGGCCGCCAAGGACATCACCGTCCGCGGCACCTATGACGTCTCCGGCCTGCGTGCCGATGCCGACATCATGATCTGGTGGCACGCCGAGACCGCGGACGAGCTGCAGACCGCGTACAACCTGTTCCGCCGCACCAGGCTCGGCCGCGCGCTGGAGCCGGTGTGGTCGAACATGGCCCTGCACCGCCCGGCCGAGTTCAACAAGTCGCACATCCCGGCCTTCCTGGCCGACGAGGTCGCGCGCGACTACGTCAGCGTGTACCCCTTCGTGCGCAGTTACGACTGGTACCTGCTGCCCGACGAGGACCGCCGCCGCATGCTCGCCGACCACGGCAAGATGGCCCGCGGCTACCCGGACGTGCGTGCCAACACCGTCGCCTCCTTCTCGCTGGGCGACTACGAGTGGATGCTGGCCTTCGAGGCGGACGAGCTGTACCGCATCGTCGACCTGATGCGTCACCTGCGCGCCTCCGAGGCCCGCATGCACGTCCGTGAAGAGGTGCCCTTCTACACCGGACGCCGCAAGTCCGTCACCGATCTGGTGGCCGGGCTCGCCTGA
- a CDS encoding ABC transporter — MTALLRYQSALLLRSQRWLAPFFVYAAFVAVGIQPGEPALDSLGYAAAGLVPSAVWLVRICVTGEPDAARDCAAAAAGPVRVHAAALLTGLGGALLAGAAGAAVALLLGDRAGLDPAATALAGALAVAVCALTGAAVGALCSRPLVRRRGYGVLAGTLGSLLAWVLAPSPARGAVSALVTGARSGTVPLPWTALAGALLLAGAAGAVACLAAARRGG, encoded by the coding sequence GTGACCGCCCTGCTCCGCTACCAGAGCGCCCTGCTGCTGCGCTCGCAGCGCTGGCTCGCCCCGTTCTTCGTGTACGCCGCCTTCGTGGCCGTCGGGATCCAGCCGGGCGAACCGGCGCTGGACTCCCTCGGCTACGCGGCCGCCGGCCTGGTCCCGTCGGCCGTCTGGCTCGTCCGGATCTGCGTCACCGGCGAGCCCGACGCCGCGCGTGACTGCGCCGCCGCCGCGGCCGGCCCCGTACGGGTCCATGCGGCGGCACTGCTCACCGGCCTCGGCGGGGCGCTGCTCGCGGGAGCGGCCGGAGCTGCCGTCGCCCTGCTGCTCGGCGACCGGGCCGGGCTCGATCCCGCCGCGACCGCCCTGGCCGGCGCCCTGGCGGTGGCGGTGTGCGCGCTGACCGGCGCGGCCGTGGGGGCGCTGTGCAGCAGGCCGCTGGTGCGGCGCCGCGGCTACGGGGTGCTGGCCGGGACCCTCGGCTCCCTGCTGGCCTGGGTCCTCGCGCCGTCCCCGGCCCGCGGCGCGGTGTCGGCCCTGGTCACGGGGGCGCGCTCGGGCACCGTACCGCTGCCGTGGACGGCCCTGGCAGGTGCGCTGCTGCTGGCCGGCGCGGCGGGTGCGGTGGCCTGCCTGGCGGCCGCGCGGCGGGGCGGCTGA
- a CDS encoding TIGR04222 domain-containing membrane protein → MNLLALAIWIAVIVSSFLLMRGLRSSRPASAGPAAGLHDLSEAAFVVGGPGTVVDVALVSMLGDGRLVVGGPGIVQVHPGSWATNPTERAVLQAHQGAPSGWLYQVRYTAMCDPAVQEIGDALAARGLLSPPGSGRPWRRLALLQAAVCALLIPVSLVLTFVGFVVDSGPQVPFIAKVLVVLVAGILVGLICAARAKSRVTPAGRRALLATRSAHRNDPTPYVQTALFGLRGLRDPYLRQQLVPAIRGTRLAAAQSGPRFRSTDGASYGSAAELLPVLWCATSDGGSGGSSCGGGGSSCGGSSGSGCGSSGSSGSSCSSSSSSCSSSSGSSCSSSSSS, encoded by the coding sequence ATGAACCTCCTCGCCCTCGCGATCTGGATCGCCGTCATCGTCTCCTCGTTCCTGCTGATGCGCGGGCTGCGCAGCTCCCGGCCCGCCTCGGCCGGACCTGCGGCCGGGCTCCACGACCTGTCCGAGGCCGCCTTCGTGGTGGGCGGCCCCGGCACCGTCGTGGACGTCGCGCTCGTCTCCATGCTCGGGGACGGCCGACTCGTGGTCGGCGGTCCCGGCATCGTCCAGGTACACCCCGGGTCGTGGGCCACCAACCCCACCGAACGCGCCGTCCTCCAGGCCCACCAGGGGGCGCCCTCGGGGTGGCTCTACCAGGTGCGCTACACCGCCATGTGCGACCCGGCCGTCCAGGAGATCGGGGACGCGCTGGCCGCACGCGGGCTGCTCTCCCCGCCCGGATCCGGGCGGCCGTGGCGCCGCTTGGCGCTGCTCCAGGCCGCCGTGTGCGCGCTCCTGATCCCGGTGTCGCTGGTGCTGACCTTCGTGGGCTTCGTCGTCGATTCCGGCCCCCAGGTGCCGTTCATCGCGAAGGTGCTGGTCGTCCTGGTGGCCGGCATCCTCGTGGGCCTGATCTGCGCGGCCCGGGCCAAGAGCCGGGTCACCCCGGCGGGGCGGCGGGCGCTGCTCGCGACCCGCTCCGCGCACCGCAACGACCCGACCCCGTACGTGCAGACCGCACTGTTCGGGCTGCGCGGTCTGCGGGACCCGTACCTGCGGCAGCAGTTGGTGCCCGCCATCCGCGGCACCCGGCTGGCCGCGGCCCAGTCGGGCCCGCGGTTTCGCAGCACGGACGGGGCGTCGTACGGATCCGCAGCCGAGCTGCTGCCGGTCCTCTGGTGCGCCACGAGCGACGGCGGCAGTGGCGGTTCGAGCTGCGGCGGTGGCGGTTCGAGCTGCGGCGGCTCCTCGGGATCCGGCTGCGGGTCCTCCGGCAGCAGCGGTTCCAGCTGCTCCAGCAGCAGCTCGAGCTGCAGCAGTTCGTCCGGTTCCAGCTGCTCCAGCTCCAGCAGTTCCTGA
- a CDS encoding AIM24 family protein encodes MKSDLFASENLAQAAVTPGMSLQNAKSVKYNVNGEMLARQGSMVAYRGNLQFERKGQGIGGMLKRAVTGEGLALMSVRGQGEAWFAHQAGNCFIIDFEPGDALTINGRNVLCFDPTLSYEIKMVKGAGMTGGGLFNSLFTGTGKLAVVCDGNPIIIPVTAQSPVYVDTDAVVGWSAALETGLHRSQSVGSMIRGGSGEAVQLMLRGEGFVIVRPSEVTETAASH; translated from the coding sequence ATGAAGAGTGATCTTTTCGCGTCCGAGAACCTGGCCCAGGCGGCCGTCACCCCTGGCATGAGCCTGCAGAACGCCAAGTCCGTCAAGTACAACGTCAACGGTGAAATGCTGGCCCGTCAGGGCTCGATGGTCGCCTACCGCGGCAACCTCCAGTTCGAGCGCAAGGGCCAGGGCATAGGCGGCATGCTCAAGCGCGCCGTGACGGGCGAGGGCCTGGCCCTGATGTCCGTACGCGGTCAGGGCGAGGCCTGGTTCGCCCACCAGGCGGGCAACTGCTTCATCATCGACTTCGAGCCGGGTGACGCCCTCACCATCAACGGCCGCAACGTGCTCTGCTTCGACCCGACCCTGTCCTACGAGATCAAGATGGTGAAGGGCGCCGGCATGACCGGCGGCGGCCTCTTCAACAGCCTCTTCACCGGCACCGGCAAGCTCGCCGTGGTCTGCGACGGCAACCCGATCATCATCCCGGTCACCGCCCAGTCCCCGGTCTACGTCGACACGGACGCGGTGGTCGGCTGGAGCGCCGCTCTGGAGACCGGCCTGCACCGCTCCCAGTCGGTCGGCTCGATGATCCGCGGCGGCTCCGGCGAGGCCGTCCAGCTGATGCTGCGCGGCGAGGGCTTCGTCATCGTCCGCCCGAGCGAGGTCACCGAGACGGCGGCGTCGCACTGA
- a CDS encoding polysaccharide deacetylase family protein, with protein MAPGPGGLTPVFERATQQTDKTVALTFDADMTSDQGPRAAGGEQFDNPGLISALRTLKVPSTIFMTGRWAEEYPDQTKAIGTDPNFEVANHSYSHHAFKSPCYGLPALDGAAARADVDRAFAAFRQAGAVNTVPYFRFPGGCYDDQALRALSTAKVTAVQWDVVSGDAFASDPDAVAEQVLAGVKPGSVVVMHCTRSAAPVTEEAVRKIVPELRKRGYRFVKVSELIGK; from the coding sequence ATGGCACCCGGCCCGGGCGGCCTGACCCCGGTCTTCGAGCGGGCGACGCAGCAGACGGACAAGACCGTGGCGCTGACCTTCGACGCCGACATGACCTCCGACCAGGGGCCGCGGGCGGCGGGCGGGGAGCAGTTCGACAATCCCGGCCTGATCTCGGCCCTGCGCACCCTCAAGGTGCCCTCGACGATCTTCATGACGGGCCGCTGGGCCGAGGAGTACCCGGACCAGACGAAGGCGATCGGGACCGACCCGAACTTCGAGGTCGCGAACCACTCGTACAGCCACCACGCCTTCAAGTCCCCCTGCTACGGGCTGCCCGCGCTCGACGGCGCCGCCGCCCGCGCCGACGTGGACCGGGCCTTCGCCGCCTTCCGGCAGGCGGGGGCGGTCAACACCGTCCCGTACTTCCGCTTCCCCGGCGGCTGCTACGACGACCAGGCGCTGCGGGCCCTGTCCACGGCCAAGGTCACGGCCGTCCAGTGGGACGTGGTCAGCGGCGACGCCTTCGCGAGCGACCCGGACGCGGTGGCCGAGCAGGTGCTCGCCGGGGTGAAGCCCGGCTCGGTGGTGGTCATGCACTGCACGCGCAGCGCCGCCCCGGTCACCGAGGAGGCCGTCCGGAAGATCGTCCCGGAGCTGCGCAAGCGCGGCTACCGGTTCGTGAAGGTCTCCGAACTCATCGGGAAATAG
- a CDS encoding aminoacyl-tRNA hydrolase, with translation MSSQHTNDISDVPAVGADSPFRQEHVRRDEAPQFVLPLVVRIEKAEPPARTDALETAARAVLVLLTDERARGEGEWAGAVRDWQDARIRKVVRRARGAEWRKAETLPGVTVDGDGAQVRVFPPVPLDGWPKELAKLQVSGTDLDDPEPVAAVTEPALPVLWLNPDLDMSAGKAMAQAGHAAQLAWWELTEAERAAWQDSGFRLAVRTAARERWAELSGSGLPVVRDAGFTEIAPGSATVVADHPALRSRL, from the coding sequence ATGAGCAGCCAGCACACGAACGACATCTCCGACGTGCCCGCGGTCGGGGCGGACAGCCCGTTCCGGCAGGAACACGTACGGCGCGACGAGGCCCCGCAGTTCGTCCTGCCGCTGGTGGTGCGGATCGAGAAGGCCGAGCCGCCCGCCCGCACGGACGCCCTGGAGACGGCGGCCCGCGCGGTGCTGGTCCTGCTCACCGACGAACGGGCGCGGGGCGAGGGCGAGTGGGCCGGGGCGGTCCGCGACTGGCAGGACGCCCGGATCCGCAAGGTGGTCCGGCGGGCGCGCGGGGCGGAGTGGCGCAAGGCGGAGACCCTGCCGGGCGTCACGGTGGACGGCGACGGCGCGCAGGTACGGGTCTTCCCGCCGGTGCCCCTCGACGGCTGGCCCAAGGAGCTGGCCAAGCTCCAGGTGTCGGGCACCGATCTGGACGACCCGGAGCCGGTCGCCGCGGTCACCGAGCCGGCCCTGCCCGTGCTGTGGCTCAACCCCGACCTCGACATGTCCGCCGGCAAGGCGATGGCCCAGGCCGGGCACGCGGCGCAGCTGGCGTGGTGGGAGCTGACGGAGGCGGAGCGGGCCGCCTGGCAGGATTCCGGTTTCCGCCTGGCGGTACGGACGGCCGCGCGCGAGCGGTGGGCGGAGCTGAGCGGGAGCGGGCTGCCCGTGGTGCGCGACGCCGGGTTCACCGAGATCGCTCCGGGCAGCGCGACGGTGGTCGCCGACCATCCGGCGCTGCGCTCCCGGCTCTGA
- a CDS encoding ATP-binding cassette domain-containing protein translates to MGRRYGPRRPWVLRGISLELPHGALVRVEGGNGGGKSTLLRLVAGIDAPTEGRVGGRPRRTAYVPERFPAALPLGAAAYLTHLGRVHGLRGAEAARRAEHWLERFGAAGHARTPMAELSKGTSQKVAVAQALLAEPGLLVLDEAWTGLDASARTELDLAVAERTAAGATVVFVDHDPRRLAGAPDAHYRVEGTSLVPVPVPVPVPMPTSEGAGATRVRIRAAGPPGSPLPAGLAGVPDPDGGAVLTVDAARSDEVLRVLLTARPPWHVRAVEELP, encoded by the coding sequence GTGGGCCGCCGCTACGGACCACGGCGGCCCTGGGTGCTGCGCGGGATCTCGCTGGAGCTGCCGCACGGCGCCCTGGTCAGGGTCGAAGGCGGCAACGGCGGCGGCAAGTCCACCCTGCTGCGGCTCGTCGCCGGGATCGACGCACCGACCGAGGGACGCGTGGGCGGCCGCCCGCGCCGCACGGCCTACGTCCCCGAGCGCTTCCCGGCCGCGCTGCCGCTCGGCGCCGCCGCCTACCTGACCCACCTGGGCCGGGTGCACGGGCTCCGGGGAGCCGAGGCGGCCCGGCGGGCGGAGCACTGGCTGGAGCGGTTCGGGGCCGCCGGGCACGCCCGCACCCCGATGGCCGAACTGTCCAAGGGGACCAGCCAGAAGGTGGCCGTCGCCCAGGCCCTGCTCGCCGAACCGGGGCTGCTCGTTCTCGACGAGGCCTGGACCGGGCTGGACGCCTCCGCCCGGACCGAGTTGGACCTCGCCGTGGCCGAACGCACCGCCGCCGGGGCCACGGTGGTCTTCGTCGACCACGACCCCCGGCGGCTCGCGGGCGCACCCGACGCGCACTACCGGGTCGAAGGCACGTCGCTCGTGCCGGTGCCGGTGCCGGTGCCGGTGCCGATGCCGACGTCCGAAGGGGCAGGGGCGACCCGCGTCCGGATCCGGGCCGCCGGACCGCCCGGCAGCCCGCTGCCGGCGGGCCTCGCCGGCGTGCCCGACCCGGACGGCGGCGCCGTGCTGACCGTGGACGCCGCCCGCTCCGACGAGGTGCTGCGCGTCCTGCTCACCGCCCGGCCGCCGTGGCACGTCCGGGCCGTGGAGGAACTGCCGTGA
- a CDS encoding DUF692 domain-containing protein: MKPMAHLGVGIGWRPEIAEAVERLPGLDWVEVVAENVCPGHLPEALLRLRERGTRVVPHGVSLGLGGADRPDPEKLAALGERAVALGAPLVTEHIAFVRTSSPVLEAGHLLPVPRTRDALDVLCENVRIAQDALPVPLALENIAALFSWPGEELTEGQFLTELVERTGVRLLIDVANLHTNRVNRGEDPAAVLDGIPLEALAYVHVAGGVERGGVWHDTHAHPVPPVVLDLLAELRSRVDPPGVLLERDDDFPPEQELADELTAIRAVVTAGAATTRPATAGPATAGPATAGPATAGPAATAPATEVPGVGVPEAAPEAAAQEPAAEAEFLGDTEPARTRVALGQAALLSALVAGTPVPEGFDRLRIRVQARALAAKRADVVARLAPELPGILGGRDPYREAFLAYAKGRPMTAGYRRDALDFAEHLLIRDLPADPAARRRLTAWWRDRAGARPPGRIVRWARTLVGRAA; the protein is encoded by the coding sequence ATGAAGCCCATGGCACACCTGGGGGTGGGCATCGGCTGGCGGCCGGAGATCGCGGAAGCGGTCGAGCGGCTGCCCGGCCTGGACTGGGTCGAGGTGGTGGCCGAGAACGTATGCCCCGGCCACCTGCCCGAGGCGCTGCTGCGGCTGCGCGAGCGCGGTACGCGTGTCGTGCCGCACGGGGTCTCGCTCGGGCTCGGCGGCGCCGACCGCCCCGACCCGGAGAAGCTCGCGGCGCTCGGCGAGCGGGCGGTGGCGCTGGGGGCGCCGCTGGTCACCGAGCACATCGCCTTCGTACGGACCTCCTCGCCCGTGCTGGAGGCCGGGCACCTGCTGCCGGTGCCGCGCACCCGCGACGCGCTGGACGTGCTGTGCGAGAACGTACGGATCGCGCAGGACGCCCTGCCCGTGCCGCTGGCCCTGGAGAACATCGCGGCGCTGTTCTCGTGGCCGGGCGAGGAGCTGACCGAGGGGCAGTTCCTGACGGAGCTGGTCGAGCGGACCGGTGTCCGGCTGCTGATCGACGTGGCCAACCTGCACACCAACCGGGTCAACCGGGGCGAGGACCCGGCCGCCGTCCTGGACGGGATCCCGCTGGAGGCGCTGGCGTATGTGCACGTGGCGGGCGGTGTGGAGCGGGGCGGCGTCTGGCACGACACGCACGCGCACCCGGTGCCGCCGGTGGTCCTCGACCTGCTGGCCGAGCTGCGCTCCCGGGTGGACCCGCCGGGCGTCCTGCTGGAACGCGACGACGACTTCCCGCCGGAGCAGGAACTCGCGGACGAACTGACCGCGATCCGCGCAGTGGTGACGGCGGGCGCCGCGACGACGCGACCCGCGACCGCAGGCCCCGCGACCGCAGGCCCCGCAACCGCCGGCCCCGCAACCGCGGGCCCCGCGGCCACCGCCCCCGCGACGGAGGTCCCGGGCGTCGGCGTGCCGGAAGCGGCACCGGAGGCTGCCGCACAGGAGCCCGCCGCGGAGGCGGAGTTCCTCGGCGACACTGAGCCCGCCCGGACCCGGGTGGCGCTCGGGCAGGCCGCGCTGCTGTCGGCCCTGGTGGCCGGGACCCCGGTGCCCGAGGGGTTCGACCGGCTGCGCATCCGGGTACAGGCCCGGGCCCTGGCCGCCAAGCGGGCCGACGTGGTGGCCCGGCTGGCTCCCGAGCTGCCCGGGATCCTGGGCGGCCGGGACCCGTACCGCGAGGCCTTCCTCGCCTACGCCAAGGGCCGCCCCATGACCGCCGGCTACCGCCGGGACGCGCTGGACTTCGCCGAGCACCTGCTGATCCGGGACCTGCCGGCCGATCCGGCCGCCCGGCGCCGGCTCACCGCCTGGTGGCGGGACCGGGCCGGGGCCAGGCCGCCCGGCCGGATCGTGCGCTGGGCCCGGACGCTCGTGGGGAGGGCGGCATGA